In Onychostoma macrolepis isolate SWU-2019 chromosome 17, ASM1243209v1, whole genome shotgun sequence, the DNA window AAATATCTGCCTGTAGAACAAAATGCCAGACTTATTGCTTCTCTAATAAATTTAACCATTTCATGatgtttaaaatcattttagggatttttcgttttgttttggttttttttctttttaaccgGATGTTCAATAAGAATATTTTTCGTTaaattgatatatttaaaatccaaaacttttaatatatgcagcttaaatcagctaataaaaagcattaaaatatatatatttataaaaaaaaaaaaagaaaaaaaaccctctTTTAAAATTAATGAGCTAAACATTTATTTCTCTGAGAATAAAAACACAGGATAAACGAAAGCATTCAAAATCGACGTTAAATCGAATCAGAAAGCTTAGGACATTGGATCATAGACAGGTCTTAAATCGCTGTGATAGCATATGCAACAGAGACTTTCATGCGCGTGAAGTTGAGAGATCGCTGCTGCGTGACGTAAACCATCATTCGTGCAGCTTTGAAAACAGCATCGTCGCTCCATCACTCAAGTCCTCTAATATACCGCTGCTGCTGAAGACACGGATGCCATGAACGGATCGCCAACGACACAACTACGGGCGTCTATACTCTGTTTATGTGTTTAGcagtgtgtgtacgtgtgtataTGAGTGTGCTCGGAAACCTGACGCGTCACAGCTCGCTCTGCACCAGCCGAGGTAAGGATTTCTGCATTCCGCTCCGTATTACAAATAAACCGTTCAGCCTCCACTAGAGTCATAACCGAAGAGATTTCTGTTATTGCCTTGgtaaaaacaaaggaaaaagaaaacgtGCTGACAAGTTGTGCGCTTGTGTGTCTGAAACGATACTTTATTTCCTTTACCTGACCGTCTGGAAAACAGAATCAGACTCCAGTTATCAGACATGGCAACAATGCGAGCATGCTCTATCACTAATAACTCCGTTCTCCAGTAGAGATGCGGGTATGAGGCACGAACAGGAAAGGCACGGCAGCAGTACAATCACAGTTAGGAACCTGCTTCCTCATCATCCTGTGTGCACACTTCTCTTTGTTCCCAGTGCGCtgggggaggaggaggacacTGGTTTAATTCTCTCACTTATTTCCTCAGGCAGGCGGCGGTGCTGAGGAGTCTCTGCCGTCGCAGTTGCAGCCCAAGGAGAGGGGACTAGGCAAGCTCGTGTGAATGTTGGCCGAGTTAAGGAACGCGGCAGGATGGCGTCCACAGGCACGCAGATCTTCGCCTTTGTGCTGGCATTGCTAGGCATCCTAGGTGCCACGGTGGCCACGTTACTGCCTAACTGGAAGGTGAGCGCGGATGTTGGATCCAACATCATCACTGCCATCTCGCAGATGCAGGGGCTGTGGATGGACTGCACCTGGTACAGCACTGGCATGTTCAGCTGTACGCTAAAATACTCTGTGCTGGCACTGCCCGCATACCTGCAGACGGCACGCACCACTATGGTGCTCTCCTGTGTGCTGGCAGCGCTGGGATTGTGTTTGGCCTCTTTGGGTTTAAAGTGCACTCGCTGGGGCGGGGGACGGCGTGCTAAACGTCACGCTGCCATGGCCGCCGGCACCTGCTTTCTggcctctggctttctctgccTTGTTCCTGCCTCCTGGTACACAAATGAGGTTATTGTCAGTTTCCTGGACGCCAACGTGCCAGAAAGCAACAAGTTCGAGCCGGGCGGCGCCGTCTACGTAGCCTTCATCTCGTCTGGTTTCCTTTTTGTGGGTGGATCCATTTTCTGTCTGTCCTGCTCTGGGAAGCGACATGGCCCCCAGGATTTGATACTTCTCCCTCCGGACAAACTCCtcttgcagcagcagcagcaactgCTGCAGCAACAGCAACAACAGGACCAGCTCCAGCACCAGTACTGCTCTCTCTCACCGCTGGATAACAAGACTGGCTACAGCCTGCAGGACTACGTATAGGGGACCGGTGGTTCTGGAGCAAGACAAGTGCAATGTACTGCCACTCGACCTCTTGGCTCTCGTGATTACAGCATGGAAGGGCGAGAGGACCGCGATTTTGAAGCATTTCccttattgtttttgtctctcCCCTTTTTAAGATCAGCAAGCACAAAACGGTGGAAGTATTCCCTTAAGCGACGTCTACGAACAGACGGATCGTGAATACTGAGGGGCGAGTGGCAGCAACGCTGCAGCTAAAGCAGTGTTAAAGACTGAGCAAGACGATAAATTAATGCACATATCCAGCATCCTAGTAAATCGTATTAAAGTGTTCCTCTGGGAACGGATTAGCAACAAGGGAATGTTTCTGCTACTTCAAATCCCACCCCCCTTCCCAAAGATCTGAACTCAGAAGCAATCGTTTTGCTGCTAACAATCGTTTGGTAACCTCTGTTAAAGTAAGATGGCAATATGTCTCTAAGAGGCAACAGTATGGGAGAGCCCTTGTTTGGGAGattctttgcttttctttctatTTGAGTAATGGTTGTGTTAATGAAATCTCTTGTCTTATTTTGGTAGCTGATAGGATGATTGATATTCTGCCTAAGCATGCGTTCTGGAGCCTGTGCATAATGCAGTGGAATGCCTGATGTAGACTGAATTGTAGCCATATAGCCTGTGCCTAAAGAGCTGTAGTACATAAACCGCTGAAACTGTTTGGAGAGAAGTTGGAGGAGAGAGTGAATAGGGGTTGCTGGGTCAGGCATGTATGGGAAATCCATATTGAGGCTGAGAGGAGACTGCCCCTTCTTACGTCAAATGGACGATGTAATGTTGTGCTGTTCAACACTTTCGCATTTTGCCCCAGACAAAAGCAAGCTGCCCTGAGCTCGGGGTATGCTGTTTGCCGCTCTATCACGCACACACTCATCGTGCTGCATGTGTGCTTTTTACTCATGCTGCTACTCTCACTGCCATGGAAACGGGATTCTACACCCAAATACGTGTATTGTCTAGAGTCGTATCTCTCTGCACACTCAAGAGGATGGTGGTCCTGTCTGTGACGCGCTGTATGCTGTCATAAATCACTCCAGCcaacagcagaggttcgtgtcTAGAGACCTAGCCTCTGCAACACCCCTTCTCTCAGATGGGAGGGTCCGTACCCTGCTGACCACCTCCGAGCTTGAGAATATGATCAGTAGACAATGTACGTGTAGCAGTTTTGTTTAACAGACATAACATCAACAAAGACAAGATTGAGTTTCAGTAACTGGCAGCGTTTTTATGGAAGCATGTGGCACCTGATAAGGCTGCAATCTGCTTGGGTCCACTCTCACAGGAAGTAGTCCTTTGCCaaattactttctttttttttacccaaatTTGAATAAGCAGCCACATTCATCTTTAAATGCATCAGCAGTGTATCTGCTGACAGATTGTCACCTACAAGGGGCTCTTTACGTcatcttaaaggaatatttcaggtTATTCGTGGCCATCATCTGTGGCATGCTGAAAAAAAGGGAAAcgtttaaagtgtttatttatgGTGCTGCTCACACACCTTCACCCAtagtatagttcacccaaaaattaacactttgtcataatttactcgccctcaagttgttccaaacctgtatgaagttaggaactgtttggttaccaacattttgaAGTTCACATCAACAGAAGTTCACACAAGTTTGGAACCATAAacgatgacaaaatgttcatttttgggtaaactatccctttaaatgcattTCCCATTTGCTTGCTTGCCACTGATGCAATTTTATATGAACTTAAACTTTCAATTTTTGTCTCTGTTAAACAGACAACATGTCACAAATACTGGCCATAGAGATTTTACTATTCATTCAAGTACCTTCATACTCTACCTCCCTCAGTGCTCGCCATCTCGTTCTCTCTGAGCGCTTATGGATGTTGCCTCTGACAGCCAGAACAGTTGCATGTCATGTGCAAATTTGCCAATGCATGTACACACAAACACCCCCTCATAAGCATGCCCCCTCCCCTGCATATATAACTTGTGCCAAGAGTCGAGtaagtgtgtgttgtgtttggatGCAGCCATGCGTTTCTATGCTGCTGAAGGGAGGAATGCAATTTCAGTGTTGTTCTGCTCTGGCAAAAAGAGCTTTGGCAGTGATGGATAGTACAGCGCATTCTTCCTCTCAAGCAGATTCCCACAGGCGAGCAGATGGCTGGGCCCAGCTCGCCCCCTGCAGGCGGCGGCGGGCATGCTGCGTGGGCACAGCCAGGTTTTGTGCTGCCCCTCTAGGGCAGATTACGCCCTCCTCAGCAGACCATGCCAGCTCCTGGACAATAACGACTGCCCATGCACCATTACCGAATGCAATAAGCACTCCTCCTACCCTCCAAAAGTAACGATGCACTGAAATGTTACAATTGTGAATGTGCCAAACTCATGACTACTTTGCAAATGTATGTACAGGTGTACTGTTCTGTTTGCCAAATGCAAGATGATTTAAAGTTTTCGAAAGACTGTCATCTGTACTGGGagataatttataaatattacatttatcaaCTAAAATATCAACTAATATTAAATTCCAAAGCACAGTAATTCTAGGATCACAAGCAGTTCAAGTTCACCAGGGCAGGCTTGAAAGGACTGAGatgatttttaaattgtgctttgggATTTCATATTCATCAAAGCTCTGCAAACATtgcttttatcattattaatttaCTGAGAGCACTGTTCAACACCCAAGCATGTTCACAGCAAATCTTCTTTATAAGAAGACAAACATTTACACCTTTAATTGTGTAACCTCGTTTGaaagcaatttatttttttgttagctTAACATGATAAAAGATACACTGAAATGAAGATGATTATCTGTAGATAGTATTACCAGAAGAGGTTTTGTAATTATAAAGACAAACTATTCATATATTGTTATGGTGCAGCTTGTTTATTAGCACgctatagaaaaaaaataagaagtttcATACGTTCCAGAAGAAACAAACAGGCCCACGTTTTTGTTCAGTGGCCAATTTAATTATTTCTCATTGGATAAATGCAGCTTATATTTTGGTGGATGCTTCTGCACCTTCTTAATTTTGCAGAGGATACTGTTCAAATATTTCTGTACTGTTCTCTCAGTGTGCTTGTGCAAgtagttatatttttattaataaaaattggtGTAAGCAGTATGTTCTTAACAACTAAgtcttattttaattaatttgtgcTGTATTGTTCATTTGAGGACAACACTTAACAACAAATGGCAAATATGAATAGAACAGGCTGTAAGGAACATATTTGTTCATCAGTTCCATTTACTGTATTCTTAGGTAAcattaaaagtgaataaataaaatcagcatTCATTCATTTCCTAGAAGATCACTGAAGGAGAAGTACTGCAAATCAATATCATTAAtaggtgtgtgcgtgtgtgtataaaCCTTTTACCCAATTTTTTCAAAGgatgatgcatttaaattacAAAGTACATTTGTATACATCatagtacaggtgctggtcatataattagaatatcatcaaaaagttgatttatttcactaattccattcaaaaagtgaaacatgtatattgtattcattcattacacacagactgatatatttcaaatgtttatttcttttaattttgatgattagagcttacagctcatgaaagtcaaaaatcagtatctcaaaatattagaatattacttaagaccaatacaaagaaaggatttttagaaatcttggccaactgaaaagtatgaaaatgaaaagtatgagcatgtacagcactcaatacttagttggggctccttttgcctgaattactgcagcaatgcggcgtggcatggagtcgatcagtctgtggcactgctcaggtgttatgagagcccaggttgctctgatagtggccttcagctcatctgcattgttgggtctggtgtctctcatcttcctcttgacaataccccatagattctctctggggttcaggtcaagcgagtttgctggccaatcaagcacagtaacactatggtcattgaaccagcttttggtacctttggcagtgtgggcaggtgccaagtcctgctggaaaatgaaatcagcatctccataaagcttgtcaacagaaggaagcatgaagtgctctaaaatttcctggtagatggctgcgttgactgtggacatcagaaaacacagtggaccaacaccagcagatgacatggcagcccaaatcatcactgactgtggaaacttcacactggacttcaagcaacatggattctgtgcctctccactcttccttcagactctgggaccttgatttccaaatgaaatgtaaaatttactttcatctgaaaagaggactttggaccactgagcaacagtccagttcttttctccacagcccaggtaagatgcttctggcgttgtctctggttcagaagtggcttggtagcccttttcctgaaggcgtctggcgtggtgactcttgatgcactgactccagcttcagttctctccttgtgaagctctcccaaaagtgtttgaatcggctttgcttgactgtattctcaagcttgcggtcatccctgttgcttgtgcaccttttcctacccaaattcttccttccagtcaactttgcatttaatatgctttgatacagcactctgtaaacagccacacctttcagtaatgaccttctgtgacttaccctctttgtggagggtgtcaatgttcgtcttctggatcattgccaagtcagcagtcttccccattattgtggtttcaaagaacaagagatacccagaatttatactgtagggatggtcgtTTATTCAAACTggaatgtaaatattctaatattttgagatactgatttttgctgtaagctctaatcatcaaaattaaaagaaataaacatttgaaatatatcagtctgtgtgtaatgaatgaatataaaatacaagtttcactttttgaatggaattagtgaaataaatcaactttttgatgatattctaattataatgaccagcacctgtagtatTTGTATTTTCCTTATACATATGAATTACACTATTACGAATAGTAGCAATTTTCATTGATGTGgctattttatatacagtgctTAAATGATTTACTATCCATTATCATTTGATGTATGCACTTATCATAGTGCTAAGTCATAGTCCATTAAGTGTAAGACAGCCCTGGCAGATTTTTGGCCATCAAAGTAGGCTTGGTTTTTTAGGTGAATTTTTAGGCCATCTTATTATGGCTCATTACATACTGCACATGGTGATGAGAAGAACCCCCCAACTACCATATTACATTACACAATGGCAAAATAGTGCATTACATGTCTTCATGGAAGGTAAAGCATTTCGGTCATGTAACACCAGCTAAACTGATTAAAACTGAAGTGTTATACTTCATTGGGCATCAAAACTCCATCAGCAGTAATGGTGAGTCAAGTCCATAGACCATCAATCAGTCAGTAGCACCCCTCACTgcaagcattattattattttcttttagaggcaatgtgttatttttgtaatatgaGCAGTGTGGAAGATATAATATGATTGTCAGACACTGTGGTTGACCTTGCCCTGCTGGAAACACTCCTGGATCTGTACACACACTCAGTACCGTGAGCACAATGGAATGATGATACTGCTCTTGTTTGGTGCATTGTGAACTGCTGAGACAGGCAGTATAGAATGCCAAGATAAAAGAGCTtgcatgaatacatttatttatttatttttttctcaaaggtgtaaataaaagattactGCAATATGTTttagaaaatactatttcagtctatcaacatcaaaatttcacatttaattaaacgTGTTGtgatttgtgaaatttactagcaatttcaaAGTGAAAAGTAAATCCAACACCAAATTTCTTTCAGCGTAGGTCTTACTGTACGGAACAAACATTTCAGCACTGATTTGTCTTTAAATTTAAAAGACTTAATGTAATTCATtcaaacatcacacacacaaaggagaataacattattaaataaatatgtgggAGGAGCTTCGGCCAAAAACAGGGCTCTTGTAATAGATAGTACAACAGCAGATAATAATCAAATCTTACAGTGGATTTAGAAACACACATATTTGCAAGATCTCATAaatacagagttctggcatgaaactctagacgGCGCTGtccgataggtctaactcaatctgacctaatgacatcattatcacatggcacagccGATTGGTTCTCTCTTgtatcagtagccaatgagctcactGCTCAATATTCAAATACCTGGCATttgtttgctgtagcagtttgTAGCACACTTCAGAACAGCTGAAATCAACATCTAAGATAAGTGAATGCTCTTTTAATCCATATCGTGGTATATTTTTGTGTGGTCTGCCTAATTGAATACAAAAATGAGCAACCATAAACAAGTTTAAACTAAGTGTCATGTTAGCAGTTTGCTTCGTATGCATCagcaaaatattaagcatattaGCAGCAGCATTTAGCATCTGTGTTTATACAGCTGGAGCAAAGGCATGTAATCGCTCTGAGGACACGCCGATAGTAATGGACATGAAAACAGGTTAAACGAAATAAGCATTCTTGTGTATGCATTTCAACTGGGGTTCACCATAAACATCGGCATAATCTCAGTGTTTAGGTTCGTTATTTCTAAGGTCAGTGTTTTCAACGTGATGAGTGTGTGGTTGATTTCAACTGCACGCAGCGTCAGAAGCACGCACTATCGCAGTCATACCAATGACAGTGTCGCGGAAGATGGGAATTAAGAGTTATCGCTTAAGATCACTATCTATGCTTGATGTAGTCCTGAATGAAACGCattatgggtaatgtagttcgGGGAAATGCGTTCGTGTGATGTGTGCTCTAGCTGTGCTGTGTAGTTCAGAAAACAGAGACAGAACTTtatattctgattttatttcagttcattcaaGTCAGTCCACCCAGGAGTCTTGTGCACTGTAACCCTGATAACTTTTATCTACACAAGAGAGAAAATGGCATGGATCGGCTAACGTTGTCCGTCTCACCATTGCACGAACATGAACTAAGGAGCTGTTACGTTGCCGCTGGGACTGATGAAGTGTAGAAGTAACAGCAGAtatcaaatgattaaattatgATATTTGCTCAGGTGGATGCTGGTGTCTTTTATCTATCGGATTGCAACATATATCCATTTTGTTAATTAACATTACACATAGTGCACGTCTAATTAGAGTTAAGCCAGTCGGCGTGGTAGCTCAGGCACACATAGTCATAGGCCACTATTGTTAAGCCGGACGGCATGGTAGCCAAGGCTCACATAGTCGTAGGCCACTATTgataaaggggtcattggatgcccattttccacaagttgatatgattctttagggtctattacatactttggttaaaatttctcagtggtagtgtaaaaaaacacctttttttaccctgtcaaaatcagctgttttcagcaagccgttttttaggccatgttgctttaaatgctaatgagctctgctcgccccgcccctctcttccttGGAGTGACGAGCAGTACTGTAAACTGGCTAAccagcacattattaggaaaggcgatttgcaaagattcataaaaaaaaaaaaaaaccttatactcacttctgtaggtgaggctggatcacgaatTATTCctgtcttcagcagctcagatgtggGAATAACTGAGGattgctatgttcattattacatccaacaacaaaacacctcaatcacttAATCGGAGGCATCTtttcttcccctgcaccggagtcgacacaatgtcggacagctctcagctcactcagggcgggtctaaggtaagagggacttgtcaatcaactatcgtggagTGGCCTTTGCAGAACTAcctcattctgacaggaatctcagaacagcctgactTGAGAAAGagaattttaaaatagggatttaaaaaaacggagtgtctatttacactaagtgcaaatagcccgccttgttggcaaaagctatttacactaactccgcccaccaaggtgtgattgggatagtcaatattacaaaagatggATGGCAATCGCTAGCTccagtggcgcagatggtaaagtGTGGGTCATACTCCTTTTGACGCGATCGACACGGG includes these proteins:
- the LOC131522720 gene encoding claudin-20, with protein sequence MASTGTQIFAFVLALLGILGATVATLLPNWKVSADVGSNIITAISQMQGLWMDCTWYSTGMFSCTLKYSVLALPAYLQTARTTMVLSCVLAALGLCLASLGLKCTRWGGGRRAKRHAAMAAGTCFLASGFLCLVPASWYTNEVIVSFLDANVPESNKFEPGGAVYVAFISSGFLFVGGSIFCLSCSGKRHGPQDLILLPPDKLLLQQQQQLLQQQQQQDQLQHQYCSLSPLDNKTGYSLQDYV